Proteins co-encoded in one Candidatus Binatia bacterium genomic window:
- the rimI gene encoding ribosomal protein S18-alanine N-acetyltransferase yields MLLSPMTAADLDEVLEIERRSFPEPWSRGLFLHELKVPFSRTILARADDEPHELLGYICRWLVGDEIQILNIAVHPERRQHGIGRALVALVLQEAETQGTNTVTLEVRRGNTAALVLYQSFGFTESGVRRNYYGRGEDAIIMSWTRHDDAASASAEH; encoded by the coding sequence GCTCCTCTCTCCGATGACCGCTGCCGATCTCGACGAGGTGCTGGAGATCGAACGGCGCTCGTTTCCCGAACCCTGGAGCCGCGGCTTGTTTCTCCATGAGCTCAAGGTGCCGTTCTCCAGGACCATTCTGGCGCGAGCCGACGATGAGCCGCACGAGTTGCTCGGATACATCTGCCGCTGGCTGGTTGGAGACGAGATCCAGATCCTGAACATTGCAGTCCATCCGGAGCGGCGGCAGCATGGAATCGGCCGCGCCTTGGTGGCGCTGGTGTTGCAGGAGGCGGAGACGCAAGGCACCAACACCGTCACTCTCGAAGTGCGGCGCGGGAACACGGCGGCACTCGTCCTGTACCAGTCGTTCGGCTTCACGGAAAGCGGTGTGCGCCGGAACTACTACGGGCGCGGAGAAGACGCCATCATCATGAGTTGGACGCGCCACGACGACGCGGCAAGCGCCTCGGCAGAACACTGA
- a CDS encoding AbrB/MazE/SpoVT family DNA-binding domain-containing protein translates to MCDRECMVLAQSKVTAQGQISVPAEVRRKLGLGPGSVLEWDQDGERIVVRRAGRYSSEEIHRQLFAETPKRRSLAELKEGIRRHARKRHARG, encoded by the coding sequence ATGTGCGACAGGGAATGCATGGTGCTCGCACAGTCGAAGGTGACCGCACAGGGGCAGATTTCGGTTCCAGCGGAGGTGAGGCGGAAGCTGGGGCTTGGCCCCGGTTCCGTTCTGGAGTGGGACCAGGACGGGGAAAGGATCGTGGTCCGGAGAGCGGGTCGATACAGTTCCGAGGAGATTCATCGGCAGCTGTTCGCGGAGACTCCGAAACGGCGAAGCCTAGCTGAGCTGAAAGAGGGAATCCGGCGGCACGCGCGGAAGAGGCATGCGCGCGGTTGA
- a CDS encoding HAD family hydrolase produces MRALIAFDLDGVIYSSEPFLGEAYREAIANVNAQRPNAFPRVPSTREILDHVGWPVPVILARLFPNIDRAAVDLLYAETLTVICAKVARGEGILFSGVAETLARLQASGFLLAVASNGRRRYVETVLSSNGIARHFTDLITVESGAIADKAQILHAYVERHGLTPQQIVMVGDRASDVEAAAAVGCHFIGCDYGHGYRSEIEGAGPVVSTFGELPDVIAAILGAGRRHL; encoded by the coding sequence ATGCGTGCCCTGATCGCGTTCGACTTGGACGGCGTCATCTACAGCTCGGAACCGTTCCTGGGCGAGGCCTACCGCGAGGCCATCGCCAATGTGAACGCGCAACGTCCCAACGCCTTCCCCCGCGTGCCCAGCACGCGCGAGATCCTCGACCATGTCGGCTGGCCGGTGCCGGTCATTCTGGCCAGGCTGTTTCCCAACATCGACCGCGCCGCCGTGGACCTGCTTTACGCCGAAACCCTCACAGTCATCTGCGCCAAGGTCGCGCGCGGTGAGGGGATCCTCTTCTCCGGCGTCGCTGAAACGCTGGCGCGCCTGCAAGCGTCAGGCTTCCTGCTCGCCGTGGCTTCCAACGGCAGACGGCGGTACGTCGAAACGGTACTGTCGAGCAACGGGATCGCCCGCCACTTCACCGATTTGATCACGGTCGAGAGCGGCGCAATTGCCGACAAAGCGCAGATTCTTCACGCCTACGTCGAGCGTCACGGCCTGACGCCGCAACAGATCGTCATGGTCGGTGACCGGGCCAGCGATGTCGAGGCCGCCGCTGCCGTCGGTTGTCATTTCATCGGCTGCGACTACGGACATGGCTACCGCAGCGAGATCGAAGGTGCGGGACCGGTGGTGTCCACGTTCGGCGAGCTGCCCGACGTCATTGCAGCGATCTTGGGAGCTGGAAGAAGGCACCTATAA
- a CDS encoding type II toxin-antitoxin system VapC family toxin gives MRAVDTNILVRLITRDDPKQVTAAESFVTRGAWVSHLVLAETLWVLESVYELDAERRATAVDMLLNHRSLTLQDPDVVTAALAHFRHKPSLGFSDCLVLEIARKAGHLPLGTFDHDVGKLEGAERL, from the coding sequence ATGCGCGCGGTTGATACCAACATCCTGGTGCGCCTGATCACCCGAGACGATCCAAAGCAGGTGACGGCGGCGGAGTCGTTCGTGACACGGGGGGCTTGGGTATCGCATCTGGTTCTGGCCGAGACTCTGTGGGTCCTGGAGTCGGTTTACGAACTGGACGCCGAGCGGCGCGCCACCGCTGTCGACATGCTTCTGAATCACCGCAGTCTCACGCTCCAGGATCCGGACGTGGTCACGGCGGCGCTGGCGCACTTTCGGCACAAACCGTCCCTTGGCTTTTCTGATTGCCTGGTTCTGGAGATCGCCCGGAAGGCGGGCCATCTTCCCCTTGGAACCTTCGATCACGATGTCGGGAAACTCGAAGGCGCTGAGCGCCTGTGA